One genomic segment of Occultella kanbiaonis includes these proteins:
- a CDS encoding MarC family protein, translating to MNAVLDGTLFLTTFLTLFVIMDPPGTVPVFLALTSTMTAKQRARAARQAVLVAFGVILAFVLFGQGILNFLHISVPALQASGGLLLLLVAMDLLTGKTEEPQPSGKVNVALVPLGTPLLAGPGAIVASMLAVQGSDGSVQDWVAILLAILAVHLSLFLAMRFAGLIHRVLGDGGTILVTRIAGLLLAAIAVQLIADAIKAFIEAA from the coding sequence GTGAACGCCGTCCTCGACGGCACGCTGTTCCTGACCACGTTCCTCACCCTGTTCGTGATCATGGACCCGCCCGGCACGGTGCCGGTGTTCCTCGCCCTCACGTCCACGATGACCGCGAAGCAGCGGGCCCGCGCGGCGCGCCAGGCGGTGCTCGTGGCGTTCGGCGTGATCCTGGCGTTCGTGCTGTTCGGTCAGGGCATCCTGAACTTCCTGCACATCTCGGTGCCCGCACTGCAGGCCTCGGGCGGGTTGTTGCTGCTCCTGGTCGCGATGGACCTGCTCACCGGCAAGACCGAGGAGCCGCAACCCTCCGGCAAGGTCAACGTGGCCCTGGTCCCGCTGGGCACGCCCCTGCTCGCGGGACCGGGTGCGATCGTGGCGTCGATGCTGGCCGTGCAGGGCTCCGACGGCAGTGTGCAGGACTGGGTCGCGATCCTGCTCGCGATCCTGGCGGTGCACCTGAGCCTGTTCCTGGCGATGCGGTTCGCGGGGCTCATCCACCGCGTCCTGGGTGACGGCGGCACCATCCTGGTCACCCGGATCGCCGGTCTGCTCCTCGCGGCGATCGCCGTGCAGCTCATCGCGGACGCCATCAAGGCGTTCATCGAGGCCGCCTGA
- a CDS encoding DEAD/DEAH box helicase, with amino-acid sequence MNDQETTASDVLEPSTDATTEPATEAIEALDDVVAETVDAPVADPHAEVAKTFADFGVSAAIADALADVGITHPFPIQALTLPVALQGRDIIGQAKTGTGKTLGFGIPLLQGVAGPGEDGWDAVRQQGKPQALVIVPTRELAVQVAGDLATASRRRSVRVLQVYGGRAYEPQIDALKKGVEVVVGTPGRMIDLLKQGYLDLGHVRTVVLDEADEMLDLGFLPDVETLLSGTPATRHTMLFSATMPGPVVAMARRYMSRPTHIRAHDPDDDGATLKAIKQVVYRAHAMDKVEVLARILQAKDRGLTIVFTRTKRTAAKVADELNDRNFAAAAIHGDLGQGAREQALRAFRNGKVDVLVATDVAARGIDIDDVTHVVNYQCPEDEKTYLHRTGRTGRAGNTGTAVTFVDWDDVPRWGLIDRALELGIGEPPETYSSSPHLYSDLNIPQGVKGRLPRSEQTRAGLSAEAVEDLGETGKRTGAGDRSDRSGRGPGAKHDGDRAPRQRRRRREDGPARQGDGGSTGSGAASPSTGSGSSDPSAPARKRRRRRRTGSGESSTTTAAPTAE; translated from the coding sequence TTGAACGATCAAGAGACCACCGCGTCCGACGTGCTCGAGCCGAGCACCGACGCCACCACCGAACCTGCGACCGAGGCGATCGAGGCGCTCGACGACGTCGTCGCCGAGACGGTCGACGCCCCCGTCGCCGACCCGCACGCCGAGGTCGCCAAGACCTTCGCCGACTTCGGCGTCAGCGCCGCGATCGCGGACGCCCTGGCCGACGTCGGCATCACCCACCCGTTCCCGATCCAGGCCTTGACGCTCCCGGTCGCCCTGCAGGGCCGCGACATCATCGGCCAGGCGAAGACCGGCACCGGCAAGACCCTCGGCTTCGGTATCCCGCTGCTGCAGGGAGTGGCTGGTCCCGGCGAGGACGGCTGGGACGCCGTGCGCCAGCAGGGCAAGCCGCAGGCACTCGTGATCGTGCCGACCCGCGAGCTCGCGGTCCAGGTCGCCGGCGACCTCGCCACGGCCTCCCGGAGGCGCTCGGTGCGCGTGCTCCAGGTCTACGGCGGCCGTGCCTACGAGCCCCAGATCGACGCCCTCAAGAAGGGTGTCGAGGTCGTCGTCGGCACCCCGGGCCGGATGATCGACCTGCTCAAGCAGGGCTACCTCGACCTGGGTCACGTGCGCACCGTGGTGCTCGACGAGGCCGACGAGATGCTCGACCTCGGCTTCCTCCCGGATGTGGAGACGCTGCTGTCCGGCACCCCGGCCACCCGGCACACGATGCTGTTCTCGGCGACCATGCCGGGCCCGGTCGTCGCGATGGCCCGCCGCTACATGAGCCGCCCCACGCACATCCGCGCGCACGACCCCGACGACGACGGCGCCACCCTGAAGGCCATCAAGCAGGTCGTCTACCGGGCCCACGCCATGGACAAGGTGGAGGTCCTGGCCCGGATCCTGCAGGCCAAGGACCGCGGCCTGACGATCGTCTTCACCCGCACGAAGCGCACCGCCGCGAAGGTCGCCGACGAGCTCAACGACCGCAACTTCGCCGCCGCCGCGATCCACGGCGACCTCGGTCAGGGCGCCCGCGAGCAGGCGCTGCGCGCGTTCCGCAACGGCAAGGTGGACGTGCTCGTGGCCACCGACGTGGCGGCCCGCGGGATCGACATCGACGACGTCACGCACGTCGTCAACTACCAGTGTCCCGAGGACGAGAAGACCTACCTGCACCGCACCGGGCGCACCGGCCGCGCCGGGAACACGGGCACCGCGGTCACCTTCGTCGACTGGGACGACGTCCCGCGCTGGGGTCTCATCGACCGGGCTCTTGAGCTCGGCATCGGCGAGCCGCCGGAGACGTACTCCTCGTCGCCGCACCTGTACAGCGACCTGAACATCCCCCAGGGCGTCAAGGGCCGGCTGCCCCGGTCCGAGCAGACCCGCGCGGGTCTGTCGGCCGAGGCCGTCGAGGACCTTGGCGAGACCGGCAAGCGGACCGGCGCCGGCGACCGCTCGGATCGTTCGGGCCGTGGTCCCGGCGCGAAGCACGACGGCGATCGGGCACCTCGCCAGCGCCGTCGCCGTCGTGAGGACGGTCCGGCCCGTCAGGGCGACGGCGGATCCACCGGTTCCGGCGCAGCGTCGCCTTCGACCGGGTCTGGCTCCTCGGACCCTTCCGCGCCGGCCCGCAAGCGCCGTCGCCGCCGTCGTACCGGCAGCGGTGAGTCCAGCACCACCACGGCCGCGCCCACCGCGGAGTGA
- a CDS encoding thioesterase family protein, with translation MTQRPAYFEPVGPGRYRPTEQAGGAWRDDEIHFSPLGGLITHAIDLHRAEPDQPRDGKQLGRLSFDILGQLGQDECEIQVETIRPGRTIELIQATASIAGRAAVLARAWFVATTDTTSVAGGAPEPLPAPEQAPGHPMTETWDGGYVRSLDVRAVSPARPGRTTAWLRTGTDLVAGTSVSPQAAFIALVDTANGIAVRQPPTAWMYPNLDLTIHLHRQPAGGWVGLDTSVTFGPSGLGLTSTTLHDVAGPVGRAEQILTVRPL, from the coding sequence ATGACGCAGCGACCCGCGTACTTCGAGCCGGTCGGCCCCGGCCGCTACCGCCCCACCGAGCAGGCCGGCGGCGCCTGGCGGGACGACGAGATCCATTTCAGCCCGCTCGGCGGCCTGATCACCCACGCGATCGACCTGCACCGGGCCGAGCCCGACCAGCCGCGCGACGGCAAGCAGCTCGGCCGCCTCAGTTTCGACATCCTCGGCCAGCTCGGCCAGGACGAGTGCGAGATCCAGGTCGAGACGATCCGGCCCGGCCGCACCATCGAGCTGATCCAGGCCACGGCGAGCATCGCGGGCCGCGCGGCGGTCCTCGCCCGCGCCTGGTTCGTCGCCACCACGGACACCACGTCGGTGGCGGGCGGTGCACCGGAACCACTGCCCGCACCGGAGCAGGCACCCGGTCATCCGATGACCGAGACCTGGGATGGGGGCTACGTCAGATCCCTTGACGTGCGGGCCGTCTCGCCCGCACGGCCCGGCCGCACCACCGCGTGGCTGCGCACCGGCACGGACCTCGTGGCGGGTACGAGCGTGAGCCCGCAGGCCGCGTTCATCGCCCTGGTGGACACGGCGAACGGTATCGCCGTCCGCCAGCCACCGACGGCGTGGATGTACCCGAACCTCGACCTCACCATCCATCTGCACCGGCAGCCGGCCGGCGGCTGGGTGGGGCTCGACACATCCGTCACCTTCGGTCCGAGCGGCCTTGGGCTGACCAGCACCACGCTGCATGACGTCGCCGGACCGGTCGGGCGGGCGGAACAGATCCTGACGGTGCGGCCGCTCTGA
- a CDS encoding DUF3107 domain-containing protein — translation MEITIGIKNVARELNLEISEDGDAVVASINEALAKSADGADGAVLDLTDTKGRRVVVPVAALGYVEIGADEPRRVGFGTL, via the coding sequence ATGGAGATCACCATCGGCATCAAGAACGTCGCCCGCGAGCTGAACCTCGAGATCAGCGAGGACGGCGACGCCGTGGTCGCGTCGATCAACGAGGCGCTCGCCAAGTCGGCCGACGGCGCCGACGGCGCCGTGCTTGACCTCACGGACACCAAGGGCCGGCGCGTCGTCGTCCCCGTCGCGGCGCTCGGTTACGTGGAGATCGGCGCCGACGAGCCGCGCCGGGTCGGCTTCGGCACGCTCTGA
- a CDS encoding DUF3152 domain-containing protein — MRARLLIVAALLVGAVAGWLIAPAVLSGAWPPGTPAVRMAQTIQTDQPEATLPLATLGPPPPTPEPVLSPEQTADLAAGVLGREVPPVAGADLVVVPGSVPAPVPTAPEVVQVRVEVEQGLPVDAAVFAGFVMEVLNDPRGWGAGGAMSFARTDGSAEMRVVLASPTVVDQMCAPLRTVSLYSCGRNGHAALNAERWAIGGEPFLAGGGDITAYRQYLVTHEVGHLLGHPHEQCPAAGSLAPVMVQQSMSLEGCLPNAWPNP; from the coding sequence ATGCGTGCCCGGCTCCTGATCGTCGCTGCCCTCCTGGTGGGGGCGGTCGCCGGGTGGCTCATCGCGCCCGCGGTGCTGTCGGGCGCCTGGCCCCCCGGTACGCCGGCGGTGCGGATGGCGCAGACCATCCAGACCGATCAGCCGGAGGCCACCCTGCCGTTGGCCACCCTTGGCCCGCCGCCGCCCACCCCGGAACCGGTCCTGAGTCCCGAGCAGACCGCCGATCTGGCCGCCGGGGTGCTCGGGCGCGAGGTTCCCCCCGTGGCCGGCGCGGACCTGGTGGTGGTGCCCGGGTCGGTGCCGGCGCCGGTTCCGACGGCTCCGGAGGTGGTGCAGGTCCGGGTGGAGGTGGAGCAGGGACTGCCCGTCGACGCCGCGGTGTTCGCGGGGTTCGTGATGGAGGTCCTCAACGACCCGCGCGGCTGGGGTGCGGGCGGTGCCATGAGCTTCGCCCGTACCGACGGTTCGGCGGAGATGCGCGTGGTCCTCGCCTCACCCACCGTCGTCGATCAGATGTGTGCCCCGCTGCGCACGGTCTCGTTGTACTCGTGTGGTCGCAACGGGCATGCGGCACTGAACGCGGAGCGCTGGGCGATCGGCGGCGAACCGTTCCTGGCCGGCGGCGGTGACATCACGGCCTATCGCCAGTACCTCGTGACCCATGAGGTGGGGCACCTGCTGGGACATCCGCACGAGCAGTGCCCCGCCGCCGGCTCGCTCGCACCGGTGATGGTGCAACAGAGCATGTCCCTGGAGGGCTGCCTGCCGAACGCGTGGCCGAACCCATGA
- a CDS encoding ATP-dependent DNA helicase gives MSSAAAPDPSGRPDPSQQAARRAIGAGGHHVVHGAPGSGKTQTALAAFVDALESVDARSANLFLVPTRQRAAVLRDEVARRLRRTTGTALVRTPASLAFAILRLRASHRGEAAPTLITGPEQDQVLAELLAGHLEGEGASIDWPAAVGPETRSLRAFRDELRDLLMRAAEAGLDGPGLAAWGERHGRPEWRAAGRLLTEYTEVTSLGELTPDRGARFDAATIVDEAVGALRSWEREVPGVPRPRWDLVVHDDYQDATMATARLLEAMADDGTRLALFGDPDIGVQGFRGGLPALLHSATLPPARGGPEAGPTAPGLWGAGEHVLETVWRHADPVRTAVATLTASLPTMQETRRRRAQAAGDGSDTVGEVRTAVLASQAQEVAFIARELREQHLHDGVPWSRMAVIVRSGSDIGTIRRGLRTAGVPLAIAAPDRPLRDEPAVRPLLIALECVLADDVDPVAGTELLLSPLGGLDPVSLRSLRRALRQAERTDGGDRHSDDLLAAALTDRATLAALPVRHRRGPQRVAEVLAAGRAALDAPESSVETVLWALWDAAGLAATWQQRALTGGAAADRADADLDAVMALFRAAEQFVDRTARSTPSGFVHHLAAQDFPADTLAARGSLGDSVAVHTPASAAGAEWDVVVVAGVQEDTWPDLRIRDTLLGAADLADIATARHVHLSSGAGAATGGGAGAVGADADAGGAGGAGSTGGAGPRHGSANLIAIRAERNRRARREVYEGELRTFVMACSRTRRSLLVTAVLDTDARPSEFFEALAPDAVEAQNVRSVPSPLDLRGLVGELRAAVRPVLSGAEIRPDQVALASEAAAVLTHLAGHHVDGADPGTWPALTAPTSSAPLWQELTPVTVTPSTVETVAACPLRWALTTSGGRRGDSASQSLGNLVHEIAAAAPHGTEPELLADLDARWHELDLGDGWMGRRDRSRAEEMIRKLAGYQAAHPGRVETEVEFGADLGRVALRGRVDRVEYTGAGVRIVDLKTGSTAISAADAGRNPQLGSYQVAAEQGAFDGEGAAGAALLYVGTSAKSGAVTRDQTPLYDDPEPGWATEMLTAAAETMAGAGFTAQPGPLCRTCVVRTSCPAQPEGSRVTGALGGATTQEGAR, from the coding sequence ATGAGTTCCGCAGCCGCCCCCGACCCGTCGGGTCGGCCGGACCCGTCCCAGCAGGCGGCGCGGCGGGCCATCGGTGCGGGCGGCCACCACGTGGTCCATGGCGCGCCGGGCTCCGGCAAGACGCAGACGGCGCTGGCCGCGTTCGTCGACGCCCTCGAGTCCGTCGACGCCCGGTCGGCGAACCTGTTCCTGGTGCCCACCCGCCAACGCGCGGCGGTGCTCCGCGACGAGGTGGCGCGCCGGTTGCGCCGAACGACCGGCACAGCGCTGGTCCGCACGCCCGCATCGCTGGCGTTCGCGATCCTGCGGCTGCGGGCGAGCCACCGCGGCGAGGCCGCACCCACGCTCATCACGGGCCCGGAGCAGGACCAGGTGCTCGCCGAGCTCCTGGCCGGACACCTCGAGGGGGAGGGTGCGAGCATCGACTGGCCGGCCGCCGTCGGGCCCGAGACCCGGTCGTTGCGAGCCTTCCGCGACGAACTGCGGGACCTGTTGATGCGCGCGGCCGAGGCCGGCCTGGACGGGCCCGGCCTGGCTGCGTGGGGCGAGCGGCACGGCCGGCCGGAGTGGCGGGCAGCGGGCCGACTGCTGACGGAGTACACGGAGGTGACCTCGCTCGGCGAGCTGACTCCCGATCGCGGCGCCAGGTTCGACGCGGCCACGATCGTCGACGAGGCGGTCGGGGCGCTGCGGTCCTGGGAGCGTGAGGTGCCCGGGGTGCCCCGCCCGCGGTGGGACCTCGTGGTCCATGACGACTACCAGGACGCCACGATGGCCACGGCCCGCCTCCTGGAGGCGATGGCCGACGACGGCACGCGCCTGGCGTTGTTCGGTGACCCGGACATCGGGGTCCAGGGCTTTCGTGGCGGGCTGCCCGCGCTGCTGCACTCGGCGACCCTGCCGCCCGCCCGCGGCGGGCCGGAGGCCGGACCGACGGCCCCCGGCCTGTGGGGGGCAGGCGAACACGTCCTCGAGACGGTCTGGCGGCACGCGGACCCGGTGCGCACCGCGGTCGCGACGCTGACCGCATCGTTGCCGACCATGCAGGAGACCCGCCGGCGGCGCGCTCAGGCGGCGGGCGACGGGTCCGACACGGTCGGTGAGGTCCGCACCGCGGTGCTCGCGAGTCAGGCCCAGGAGGTCGCGTTCATCGCCCGGGAACTTCGCGAGCAGCACCTGCACGACGGCGTGCCGTGGTCCCGGATGGCGGTGATCGTGCGTTCGGGATCGGACATCGGCACGATCCGGCGTGGCCTGCGCACCGCCGGGGTCCCACTCGCGATCGCGGCCCCGGACCGTCCGCTGCGGGACGAGCCGGCTGTCCGTCCACTGCTGATCGCGCTCGAGTGCGTGCTCGCCGATGACGTCGATCCGGTGGCCGGCACCGAGCTGCTGCTCTCCCCGCTCGGCGGCCTGGACCCGGTGTCGCTGCGTTCCCTGCGCCGGGCTCTGCGCCAGGCCGAACGGACCGACGGCGGCGACCGGCACTCCGATGACCTGCTCGCGGCGGCACTGACCGATCGGGCGACCCTCGCCGCGCTACCGGTCCGGCACCGGCGCGGTCCGCAGCGGGTGGCCGAGGTCCTGGCCGCGGGGCGGGCGGCACTCGACGCGCCGGAGTCCAGCGTCGAGACGGTCCTCTGGGCCCTCTGGGACGCCGCGGGTCTCGCGGCGACCTGGCAGCAGCGCGCCCTGACCGGAGGCGCCGCGGCCGACCGGGCGGACGCCGACCTGGACGCGGTGATGGCGCTGTTCCGCGCCGCGGAACAGTTCGTGGACCGGACCGCCCGGTCCACGCCGTCTGGCTTCGTGCACCACTTGGCCGCCCAGGACTTCCCGGCCGACACGCTGGCCGCGCGCGGGTCGTTGGGCGACTCGGTGGCGGTGCACACCCCGGCCAGCGCCGCCGGAGCGGAGTGGGACGTCGTGGTCGTGGCCGGTGTCCAGGAGGACACCTGGCCCGACCTGCGGATCCGGGACACCCTGCTCGGCGCCGCCGACCTCGCCGACATCGCCACGGCACGGCACGTGCACCTGTCCAGCGGGGCCGGTGCGGCCACGGGCGGGGGTGCGGGCGCCGTCGGTGCAGACGCCGATGCCGGGGGAGCCGGCGGCGCGGGCAGCACCGGCGGCGCGGGCCCGCGCCACGGCTCCGCGAACCTGATCGCAATCCGGGCGGAGCGGAACCGCCGGGCCCGCCGTGAGGTCTATGAGGGCGAGCTCCGCACGTTCGTGATGGCCTGCTCGCGGACCCGCCGGAGCCTGCTCGTCACCGCGGTCCTGGACACCGACGCCCGGCCGTCGGAGTTCTTCGAGGCGCTCGCCCCGGACGCCGTCGAGGCCCAGAACGTCCGGAGCGTGCCGAGCCCACTTGACCTGCGCGGCCTGGTCGGCGAACTGCGGGCCGCGGTCCGCCCGGTCCTGAGCGGGGCCGAGATCCGGCCCGACCAGGTGGCCCTCGCCTCGGAGGCGGCCGCCGTGCTCACCCACCTGGCCGGACATCACGTGGACGGTGCGGACCCGGGCACCTGGCCGGCTCTGACGGCGCCCACGTCCAGCGCGCCGCTCTGGCAGGAGCTGACCCCGGTGACGGTGACGCCCTCCACCGTCGAGACCGTCGCGGCCTGCCCGTTGCGGTGGGCGCTGACCACCTCGGGTGGCCGCCGCGGCGACAGCGCGTCGCAGAGCCTTGGCAATCTCGTCCACGAGATCGCCGCGGCGGCGCCGCACGGCACGGAGCCCGAGCTGCTCGCGGACCTGGACGCGCGCTGGCACGAGCTGGACCTCGGTGACGGGTGGATGGGCCGGCGCGACCGGAGCCGCGCCGAGGAGATGATCCGCAAGCTCGCCGGCTACCAGGCCGCCCATCCCGGCCGGGTGGAGACCGAGGTGGAGTTCGGCGCGGACCTCGGCCGGGTGGCGCTGCGGGGCCGGGTGGACCGGGTCGAGTACACCGGGGCCGGGGTGCGGATCGTCGACCTCAAGACCGGCAGCACGGCCATCAGTGCCGCCGACGCCGGGCGCAACCCCCAACTGGGGAGCTATCAGGTGGCCGCCGAGCAGGGGGCCTTCGACGGGGAGGGTGCGGCCGGTGCGGCACTGCTGTACGTGGGTACGAGCGCCAAGTCGGGGGCCGTGACCCGGGATCAGACACCTCTGTACGATGACCCCGAGCCGGGCTGGGCCACCGAGATGCTCACCGCGGCGGCCGAGACCATGGCCGGGGCGGGCTTCACCGCCCAACCGGGACCGCTGTGCCGCACCTGTGTGGTGCGGACCTCGTGCCCTGCCCAGCCGGAGGGGTCACGGGTCACCGGCGCCCTCGGCGGCGCGACCACCCAGGAGGGGGCGCGGTGA
- a CDS encoding ATP-dependent DNA helicase, which produces MTDPAGRAASGATHSGAPVAARPNDAANAGTTWTAARIAEALGQPPPTAEQTEVIEAPLTPMLVVAGAGSGKTETMAARVVHLVANRLVAPGEILGLTFTRKAAAELSGRIRVRLRALARAGVEGGDTVEDRPRIATYNSYASAIVRDHALRIGVDPDATLIGDAGRYQLAEQIVAAWHGDIDTPLAPTTIIDAVAALSAELSEHGLEPAQAAAAMQRIAGELLEKAPAGRSQRPMAQTLKVTESLGTRAQLMDLVAAFAERKRRGGVVDFGDQVRLAATIAAAVPEVGEAERSRYRVVLLDEYQDTSIAQVQMLRALFATGHPVTAVGDPNQAIYGWRGAAAGTLFAFPEAFREADGGTARIAHLSTAWRNDTAILTAANRTAGPLRELAAVGGAVRELQARPGAGPGRAVAVFCETAQEEAARIADLLTEQWHPELASAAVLCRKRAQFPVIEAALRAAGLPCQVVGLAGLLSTPEVSDIRAALQVAHDPSRGDAMMRLLTGPSVNLGAADLYALSRWARSQASAWVARSDDDDPDEAPVVLEAAEQASLVEAVDVLPPHAWRTGDGRSLSEGARRRLGRLAAQIRQIRSLTYLSMPELVTATETILDLDIEVLASVPGSVGHARRHLDAFTSAAASFAGDSDAPTLGAFLTYLDVAEDEERGLEVVEAEPDPTAIQIMTVHAAKGLEWDTVVVAGLNEGSFPSIPSRNGWLTAVASLPYELRGDADWLPELDIEGPTTHKEMDLALAEFKEAEGDRLLAEERRLAYVALTRAKRTLMLSGSFWSGDRKTPTAPSVFLTELVGGGLVETGPDWPTASAHEVNPGTGAQTYGYWPEQRDPSAAIAGRWEEIWAGAASDPAGAPDAPVTASGAAWWRDAQLLLAERGAAAHTQVPPPEHLSASAVVGLAADAEEFVRNRRRPIPRRPSVAARRGTRFHAWVEQYFGASSLIEMDALPGADDDAAGSERALAELQQAFLGSPWAARTPVAVEVDIETPVAGITIRCRIDAVFSDGDGVHIVDWKTGAAPRSPEALRARQMQLALYRIAWSRLHGMPLEHVRASFHYVAEAVTVSGDDIAEADVAEVLAQVGPETMLAARPRARIDRSDRPGADVEIVADTLW; this is translated from the coding sequence GTGACCGACCCCGCAGGTCGCGCGGCGTCCGGCGCGACGCACTCCGGAGCGCCGGTCGCGGCCCGGCCGAACGATGCCGCGAACGCGGGTACGACGTGGACCGCGGCGCGGATCGCCGAGGCCCTCGGCCAACCGCCACCCACCGCCGAGCAGACCGAGGTCATCGAGGCACCGCTGACGCCGATGCTCGTCGTGGCCGGGGCCGGATCGGGCAAGACCGAGACGATGGCAGCGCGGGTGGTCCACCTGGTCGCGAACCGCCTGGTCGCGCCCGGGGAGATCCTCGGCCTGACGTTCACCAGGAAGGCCGCCGCCGAACTGTCGGGTCGGATCCGGGTGCGGCTGCGCGCCCTGGCCCGGGCCGGGGTGGAGGGCGGGGACACCGTCGAGGACCGGCCACGGATCGCGACCTACAACTCCTACGCCTCGGCGATCGTGCGCGATCACGCGCTGCGGATCGGCGTGGATCCGGACGCCACTCTGATCGGGGACGCCGGCCGCTACCAGCTCGCCGAGCAGATCGTGGCCGCGTGGCACGGCGACATCGACACCCCGCTCGCCCCCACCACCATCATCGACGCGGTCGCGGCACTGTCCGCCGAGCTCAGCGAACACGGTCTCGAGCCGGCGCAGGCTGCGGCCGCCATGCAGCGGATCGCCGGCGAACTCCTGGAGAAGGCACCGGCCGGCCGGAGCCAACGGCCGATGGCCCAGACCCTCAAGGTGACCGAGTCCCTCGGCACCCGTGCCCAGCTGATGGACCTGGTGGCCGCGTTCGCCGAGCGGAAGCGGCGCGGGGGCGTCGTCGACTTCGGGGACCAGGTCCGCCTCGCCGCCACCATCGCCGCAGCGGTCCCGGAGGTCGGCGAGGCCGAACGGTCCCGGTACCGGGTGGTACTGCTGGACGAGTACCAGGACACCTCCATCGCCCAGGTGCAGATGTTGCGTGCCCTGTTCGCCACCGGACACCCGGTGACCGCAGTGGGGGACCCGAACCAGGCGATCTACGGCTGGCGTGGCGCCGCTGCCGGGACCCTGTTCGCGTTCCCCGAGGCGTTCCGTGAAGCGGACGGTGGCACGGCCCGGATCGCGCACCTGAGCACCGCCTGGCGCAACGACACCGCCATCCTGACCGCCGCCAACCGCACCGCCGGCCCGTTGCGCGAGCTCGCCGCCGTCGGCGGGGCCGTCCGTGAGCTGCAGGCCCGGCCCGGCGCCGGTCCCGGCCGGGCGGTGGCCGTGTTCTGCGAGACGGCGCAGGAGGAGGCCGCCCGGATCGCCGACCTGCTCACCGAGCAGTGGCACCCGGAGCTGGCCAGCGCGGCGGTGCTGTGCCGCAAGCGAGCCCAGTTCCCGGTGATCGAGGCGGCACTGAGGGCGGCTGGGCTGCCGTGTCAGGTGGTCGGGCTGGCGGGGCTGCTGTCCACGCCGGAGGTCTCCGACATCCGCGCCGCGCTGCAGGTGGCGCACGATCCCTCCCGTGGGGACGCGATGATGCGGCTGCTCACCGGGCCGTCGGTGAATCTGGGGGCGGCGGACCTGTACGCACTGTCCCGCTGGGCCAGGTCCCAGGCCAGCGCCTGGGTGGCGCGCTCCGACGACGACGATCCCGACGAGGCGCCGGTGGTCCTGGAGGCGGCCGAGCAGGCTTCGCTGGTCGAGGCCGTGGACGTGCTGCCACCGCACGCCTGGCGCACGGGGGACGGGCGCAGCCTCAGCGAGGGCGCACGCCGTCGGCTCGGACGGCTCGCCGCACAGATCCGTCAGATCCGGTCCCTCACCTACCTGTCGATGCCGGAGCTCGTCACCGCCACCGAGACGATCCTCGACCTGGACATCGAGGTCCTCGCGTCCGTGCCGGGAAGCGTCGGCCATGCCCGTCGGCACCTCGACGCGTTCACGTCCGCGGCCGCGTCGTTCGCCGGGGACTCGGATGCCCCGACCCTTGGCGCGTTCCTGACCTACCTGGACGTCGCCGAGGACGAGGAGCGGGGTCTCGAGGTGGTCGAGGCCGAACCGGACCCCACCGCGATCCAGATCATGACGGTGCACGCGGCCAAGGGACTGGAGTGGGACACCGTGGTGGTGGCCGGCCTGAACGAGGGCAGCTTCCCGTCGATCCCGAGCCGGAACGGCTGGCTCACCGCGGTCGCGAGCCTCCCGTACGAACTGCGCGGCGACGCGGACTGGCTCCCGGAGCTGGACATCGAGGGTCCGACCACCCACAAGGAGATGGATCTCGCGCTCGCCGAGTTCAAGGAGGCCGAAGGGGATCGGCTCCTCGCCGAGGAACGCCGGCTCGCCTACGTCGCGCTGACCCGGGCCAAGCGCACCCTCATGCTGAGCGGCTCGTTCTGGTCCGGTGACCGCAAGACCCCCACCGCGCCGTCGGTCTTCCTCACCGAACTCGTCGGCGGCGGCCTGGTGGAGACCGGCCCGGACTGGCCCACCGCGTCGGCGCACGAGGTGAACCCCGGCACGGGCGCGCAGACCTACGGGTACTGGCCCGAGCAGCGCGATCCCAGCGCGGCGATCGCGGGACGGTGGGAGGAGATCTGGGCCGGTGCGGCGTCAGACCCGGCCGGGGCACCCGACGCGCCGGTCACCGCATCGGGAGCGGCCTGGTGGCGCGATGCCCAACTGCTACTCGCCGAGCGGGGCGCCGCCGCGCACACCCAGGTTCCGCCGCCCGAGCACCTGTCCGCGTCGGCCGTCGTCGGGCTCGCCGCCGACGCCGAGGAGTTCGTCCGCAACCGCCGACGTCCGATCCCGCGCCGCCCCAGCGTCGCTGCCCGGCGGGGCACCCGCTTCCACGCCTGGGTGGAGCAGTACTTCGGTGCGAGCTCCCTGATCGAGATGGACGCGCTCCCCGGCGCCGACGACGACGCAGCAGGATCGGAACGCGCCCTCGCCGAGCTGCAGCAGGCGTTCCTCGGCTCGCCGTGGGCAGCCCGCACCCCGGTGGCCGTCGAGGTCGACATCGAGACCCCGGTCGCGGGAATCACGATCCGCTGCCGCATCGACGCCGTCTTCAGTGACGGTGACGGCGTCCACATCGTCGACTGGAAGACCGGGGCGGCACCACGCTCACCCGAGGCGCTACGGGCCCGGCAGATGCAGCTGGCGCTCTACCGGATCGCCTGGTCCCGGCTGCACGGCATGCCGCTGGAGCACGTACGCGCCTCCTTCCACTACGTGGCCGAGGCGGTCACGGTCAGCGGCGACGACATCGCCGAGGCGGACGTGGCCGAGGTGCTCGCCCAGGTCGGTCCCGAGACCATGCTGGCCGCCCGCCCGCGCGCCAGGATCGACCGCTCGGACCGACCCGGTGCCGACGTCGAGATCGTCGCGGACACGCTCTGGTGA